From the Stigmatella erecta genome, one window contains:
- the rpiB gene encoding ribose 5-phosphate isomerase B: MKIILASDHAGFELRQELVSVLRERGAAFEDAGPATRESVDYPDFAAKVARAVAAGEYTLGVLVCGTGIGMSIMANKQRGVRAALCTTEFEARMARAHNDANVLCLGQRVVGAGVARTILEAFLATPFEGGRHEKRVQKIREADAER; encoded by the coding sequence GTGAAGATCATCCTCGCGTCGGATCATGCGGGTTTCGAGTTGCGTCAGGAGCTGGTCTCGGTGCTCCGGGAGCGGGGCGCTGCCTTCGAGGACGCGGGCCCTGCCACCCGTGAGTCCGTGGACTACCCGGACTTCGCGGCGAAGGTGGCCCGGGCCGTGGCGGCCGGGGAGTACACGCTCGGGGTGCTCGTGTGTGGCACCGGCATTGGCATGAGCATCATGGCCAACAAGCAGCGGGGCGTGCGCGCGGCGCTGTGCACCACCGAGTTCGAGGCCCGCATGGCCCGCGCCCACAACGACGCCAACGTGCTCTGCCTGGGGCAGCGGGTGGTGGGCGCGGGCGTGGCCCGGACCATCCTCGAGGCCTTCCTGGCCACGCCCTTCGAGGGCGGGCGCCATGAGAAGCGCGTGCAGAAGATCCGCGAGGCCGATGCGGAGCGCTGA
- the fabF gene encoding beta-ketoacyl-ACP synthase II: MSNRRVVVTGTGLITALGTGTEKNWQALLAGKSGIAPITRFDTAKLDTRFAGEVKDFQVEEFIDRRESRRMDLFAQYALAAADLAVRESGLPVGTDKPNGYEPERVGVIVGSGIGGISSLEEQHKKGLEKGFDRLSPFFIIQMIINMAPGLISIRYGAKGPNWSPVSACATSAHAIGEAWKSIRLNECDAVIAGGAEASITPLGMGGFSVMKALSSRNGDPAAASRPFDKERDGFVMGEGAGIIVLEELEHAKKRGATILAELVGYGANSDAHHVTAPAPEGEGAARCIRLALASAGMRPEDVGYINAHGTSTPFNDANETKAIKTVFGDHARKVAVSSTKSMTGHMLGAAGGAEAVISVLAITRGVLPPTINLTTPDPDCDLDYVPNQPREVRVDTAMSNSFGFGGTNVVLLFRRFK; the protein is encoded by the coding sequence GTGTCAAACCGTCGAGTCGTCGTCACCGGGACTGGGTTGATCACCGCCCTGGGTACCGGCACCGAGAAAAACTGGCAGGCGCTACTCGCCGGCAAGTCGGGCATTGCTCCGATTACGCGCTTCGATACCGCGAAGCTCGACACCCGTTTCGCGGGTGAAGTGAAGGACTTCCAGGTCGAGGAGTTCATCGACCGGCGCGAGTCGCGCCGCATGGACCTGTTCGCTCAGTACGCTCTGGCCGCCGCGGATCTGGCGGTGCGCGAGAGCGGGCTGCCCGTCGGGACGGACAAGCCGAACGGCTACGAGCCGGAGCGCGTGGGCGTCATCGTGGGCTCCGGCATCGGAGGCATTTCCTCGCTCGAGGAGCAGCACAAGAAGGGGCTGGAGAAGGGCTTCGACCGCCTGTCCCCCTTCTTCATCATCCAGATGATCATCAACATGGCGCCCGGCCTCATCTCCATCCGGTACGGCGCCAAGGGGCCCAACTGGTCCCCGGTGTCGGCCTGCGCCACCAGCGCCCACGCCATCGGTGAGGCGTGGAAGTCCATCCGGCTCAACGAGTGTGACGCGGTCATCGCGGGCGGTGCCGAAGCCTCCATCACCCCGCTGGGCATGGGTGGCTTCTCGGTGATGAAGGCGCTGTCGTCGCGCAACGGCGACCCCGCCGCCGCCAGCCGTCCCTTCGACAAGGAGCGCGACGGCTTCGTCATGGGCGAGGGCGCCGGCATCATCGTCCTGGAAGAGCTGGAGCACGCGAAGAAGCGCGGCGCCACCATCCTGGCCGAGCTGGTGGGCTACGGGGCCAACTCCGATGCCCACCACGTGACGGCGCCGGCCCCCGAGGGCGAGGGGGCGGCCCGCTGCATCCGCCTGGCCCTGGCCTCCGCCGGCATGCGGCCCGAGGACGTTGGCTACATCAACGCGCACGGCACCTCCACGCCCTTCAACGACGCGAACGAGACGAAGGCCATCAAGACGGTCTTCGGCGACCATGCCCGCAAGGTGGCCGTCTCCTCGACCAAGTCGATGACGGGCCACATGCTGGGGGCGGCCGGCGGCGCGGAGGCCGTCATCAGCGTCCTGGCGATCACGCGCGGGGTGCTGCCTCCGACCATCAACCTCACCACGCCCGACCCGGACTGCGATCTGGACTACGTCCCGAACCAGCCGCGGGAAGTGCGCGTGGATACGGCCATGAGTAACTCGTTCGGCTTCGGTGGCACCAACGTGGTGCTGCTGTTCCGCCGCTTCAAGTAG
- the acpP gene encoding acyl carrier protein gives MSTSAIETKIKSIIADQLGVGEDEIKPESQFIEDLGADSLDIVELVMAMEEEFEVEIPDEEAENIKTVGDAINYINTHKK, from the coding sequence ATGTCGACCTCAGCCATCGAGACCAAGATCAAGTCCATCATCGCCGACCAGCTCGGGGTGGGAGAGGATGAGATCAAGCCGGAGTCCCAGTTCATTGAGGATCTGGGTGCTGACAGCCTCGACATCGTGGAGCTCGTGATGGCGATGGAAGAGGAGTTCGAGGTCGAGATTCCTGACGAGGAGGCCGAGAACATCAAGACTGTCGGCGACGCCATCAACTACATCAATACCCACAAGAAGTAA